The following coding sequences lie in one Bacteroidota bacterium genomic window:
- a CDS encoding GlmU family protein, whose product MNYILFDSLRENFLPFTHTRPVCDIRIGILTIREKWEMFLKAKTSTLTESYLEKKFPLKTAKQNILINGSVCPNLKLVKDILALKQGEALFSGETLVAVNSSCADTGDFKTKKTTTAFSLAIKNVWDIFQRNGKAIEGDFEILTKGKKSQKTSKTNQVINAKNIFIDKGAKVECSYLNASAGPIYIGKNAEVMEGCMIRGPFSLGENSQLKMGAKVYGPTTVGPESKAGGEINNSVIFGFSNKAHDGFLGNSVIGEWCNIGADSNNSNLKNNYTPVKLWNYSLEKFETTGLTFCGLFMADHSKCGINTMFNTGTIIGVSANIFGSGFPRNFIPDFSWGGASGFTTYKLNDVFATAERVFERRHKKFIDVEKEILQRVFEMTEKYRK is encoded by the coding sequence ATGAATTACATTCTCTTCGATTCATTGCGCGAAAATTTTCTCCCCTTCACGCACACACGTCCTGTCTGCGACATTCGCATTGGCATTCTCACCATCCGAGAAAAATGGGAAATGTTTCTCAAAGCAAAAACTTCCACGCTCACGGAATCGTACCTCGAAAAAAAGTTTCCGTTAAAAACCGCAAAGCAGAATATTCTCATCAACGGTTCGGTTTGCCCGAATCTAAAACTTGTAAAAGATATTCTCGCACTCAAACAAGGCGAAGCGTTGTTCAGCGGTGAAACACTGGTGGCGGTAAATTCTTCTTGCGCAGATACGGGTGATTTCAAAACAAAAAAAACCACCACGGCATTCTCTCTCGCCATAAAAAACGTATGGGATATTTTCCAGCGGAACGGAAAAGCCATTGAAGGCGATTTTGAAATTCTCACGAAAGGAAAAAAATCGCAGAAGACTTCTAAAACAAATCAGGTTATCAACGCAAAAAATATTTTCATTGACAAAGGAGCAAAAGTGGAATGCTCATATCTCAATGCAAGCGCGGGTCCGATTTACATAGGGAAAAATGCGGAAGTGATGGAGGGCTGCATGATTCGCGGACCGTTTTCGCTCGGAGAAAATTCTCAACTGAAAATGGGCGCAAAAGTTTATGGTCCCACAACGGTTGGTCCCGAATCAAAAGCCGGAGGTGAAATAAATAACTCGGTGATTTTCGGATTCTCGAACAAAGCGCACGATGGTTTTCTCGGCAACTCGGTGATTGGCGAGTGGTGCAACATTGGTGCGGACAGCAACAACTCCAATCTGAAAAACAATTACACGCCTGTAAAACTCTGGAACTATTCCCTCGAAAAATTTGAAACCACCGGCTTAACTTTCTGCGGGCTTTTCATGGCAGACCACAGCAAATGCGGAATTAATACTATGTTCAACACCGGAACTATTATAGGCGTGAGCGCAAATATTTTCGGATCGGGTTTTCCGCGCAACTTCATTCCTGATTTTTCATGGGGAGGCGCGAGCGGTTTCACAACATATAAACTGAATGATGTATTTGCAACTGCAGAAAGAGTTTTCGAACGCAGGCATAAAAAATTTATCGATGTCGAAAAGGAAATTCTCCAGCGCGTTTTTGAAATGACAGAAAAGTATAGGAAATAG
- the lon gene encoding endopeptidase La, with product MNIFDKENLNLNPIIEDDAELIPLLTSEDEEQMNAEKFPEEIPILPLRNTVLFPGVVIPITVGRDKSIRLIKEAYKGDKTIGVVAQKNDKTEDPLLADLNRIGTIAFLVKMFRMPDGNTTVIIQGKRRFELKELTQTEPWLKAKVGEFKEEKPAQGDKEFEALVGSLKDTSQQIIKNSPQIPSEAGFAIKNIESTSFLINFISSNANVSVAEKQALLEVPNLKQRATLLLAQLTKELQMLELKNQIQSKVKTDIDKQQREYFLQQQMKTIQEELGGSSFEQQVVELKKKAEGKKWSKEAGELFDKEIKKLERMNPNAAEFSVQTNYLETLVDLPWNDYTEDVFDLKKAQKILDQDHYGMEKIKERVIEYLAVLKLKNDMKSPILCLVGPPGVGKTSLGKSIASALGRKYVRVSLGGLKDEAEVRGHRRTYIGAMPGRIIKGIQKAKSSNPVFMLDEIDKVGSDWHGDPSSALLEVLDPEQNSTFHDNFIEVDYDLSKVMFIATANTLQTIQPALRDRMEVIEMTGYSVEEKIEIAKKYLIPKQFEENGIVKEKTKKKIKENGSAISASVKIPEKTLENIIENYTRESGVRELEKKIAKVARTIARDLAFEKKIPTTISEDDLNKMLGPAHPKEHYQAIETPGVVVGLAWTPVGGDILFIETSLSSGKGKLTLTGNLGDVMKESATLALEYVKSHSELLGIPSINFAEKNVHLHVPQGATPKDGPSAGIAMLTAVASAFTGRKAKKYLAMTGEITLRGRVLPIGGIKEKILAAKRAEIKEIILPEDNRIDVEEINKEYLKGLTFHYVDNMMDVLSIALPEVAGKRKEAVA from the coding sequence ATGAACATATTCGATAAGGAAAATTTAAATCTGAATCCAATCATTGAAGATGATGCTGAATTAATTCCGCTTCTCACAAGCGAGGACGAGGAGCAGATGAACGCGGAAAAATTTCCGGAGGAGATTCCGATTCTTCCGTTGCGCAACACAGTTTTATTTCCCGGAGTTGTAATTCCGATTACAGTTGGAAGAGATAAATCCATCCGCCTGATTAAGGAAGCATACAAAGGCGACAAAACAATCGGAGTGGTTGCGCAGAAAAATGATAAGACCGAAGACCCGCTGCTTGCCGATTTGAACCGAATCGGAACGATTGCTTTTCTTGTGAAAATGTTTCGCATGCCCGATGGAAACACAACCGTTATCATTCAGGGAAAAAGAAGATTCGAACTGAAAGAACTCACGCAAACTGAACCGTGGCTCAAAGCAAAAGTCGGAGAGTTCAAAGAAGAAAAACCCGCGCAAGGCGACAAAGAATTTGAAGCGCTGGTTGGTTCGCTGAAAGATACTTCGCAACAAATCATAAAAAATTCTCCGCAGATTCCTTCGGAAGCCGGCTTCGCGATAAAAAATATTGAAAGCACTTCGTTCCTCATCAATTTTATTTCTTCGAACGCAAATGTTTCCGTAGCAGAAAAACAGGCGCTGCTTGAAGTTCCGAATCTGAAACAGCGCGCCACGCTTTTGCTTGCCCAACTCACGAAAGAACTGCAAATGCTCGAACTGAAAAACCAGATTCAGAGCAAAGTGAAAACAGATATTGACAAGCAGCAGCGCGAATATTTTCTTCAGCAGCAGATGAAAACCATCCAGGAAGAATTAGGAGGAAGTTCATTTGAACAGCAGGTGGTGGAATTAAAAAAGAAAGCCGAAGGAAAAAAATGGAGCAAGGAAGCCGGAGAACTTTTCGACAAGGAAATAAAAAAACTGGAGCGCATGAATCCAAACGCGGCTGAGTTTTCTGTGCAGACAAATTATCTGGAAACGCTTGTTGATTTGCCGTGGAATGATTACACCGAAGATGTTTTTGATTTGAAGAAGGCGCAAAAAATTCTTGACCAGGACCATTACGGAATGGAAAAAATAAAAGAGCGCGTCATTGAATATCTCGCTGTGCTGAAATTAAAAAACGATATGAAGTCGCCCATACTTTGTCTGGTTGGACCTCCCGGAGTTGGAAAAACTTCGCTCGGAAAATCCATCGCGTCCGCGCTCGGAAGAAAATATGTTCGCGTTTCGCTTGGCGGATTGAAAGACGAAGCCGAAGTGCGCGGCCACCGTAGAACGTATATTGGCGCAATGCCCGGAAGAATCATCAAAGGAATTCAGAAAGCAAAATCTTCCAACCCTGTTTTCATGCTCGATGAAATTGATAAAGTGGGAAGCGACTGGCACGGAGACCCTTCTTCTGCCCTGCTTGAGGTGTTAGACCCGGAGCAAAATTCTACGTTCCACGATAACTTTATTGAAGTGGATTATGATTTATCGAAAGTGATGTTCATAGCAACTGCGAACACGCTGCAAACAATTCAGCCCGCGCTGCGCGACAGAATGGAAGTGATTGAAATGACCGGCTATTCTGTGGAAGAAAAAATTGAAATTGCAAAAAAATATTTAATCCCGAAGCAGTTTGAAGAGAATGGAATTGTAAAAGAAAAAACAAAAAAGAAAATAAAAGAAAATGGTTCTGCAATTTCTGCTTCAGTAAAAATTCCGGAGAAAACTTTGGAAAATATTATTGAGAACTACACGCGCGAATCGGGCGTGCGCGAACTCGAAAAGAAAATAGCGAAAGTGGCTCGAACAATCGCAAGAGATTTGGCATTTGAGAAAAAAATTCCAACAACCATCAGCGAAGATGATTTAAACAAAATGCTCGGTCCCGCACATCCGAAAGAACATTACCAGGCGATTGAAACTCCCGGAGTAGTTGTCGGCTTGGCATGGACACCCGTTGGCGGAGATATTCTTTTCATTGAAACAAGTTTGAGTTCAGGAAAAGGAAAACTCACGCTCACCGGAAATTTAGGAGATGTGATGAAAGAGTCGGCCACACTTGCGCTCGAGTATGTAAAATCTCATAGCGAACTTTTGGGAATTCCTTCCATCAACTTCGCTGAAAAAAATGTTCACCTGCATGTGCCGCAAGGCGCAACACCGAAGGATGGACCTTCTGCAGGAATTGCCATGCTCACCGCGGTTGCATCCGCTTTCACCGGACGAAAAGCAAAAAAATATCTGGCAATGACCGGTGAAATTACTTTGCGCGGAAGGGTGCTGCCTATTGGAGGAATCAAAGAAAAAATTCTTGCTGCCAAGCGCGCGGAGATAAAAGAAATTATTCTTCCGGAAGATAACCGCATTGACGTGGAAGAAATAAATAAAGAGTATCTGAAAGGTTTAACCTTCCACTATGTAGATAACATGATGGATGTGCTGAGCATTGCGCTGCCCGAAGTTGCGGGGAAAAGGAAAGAAGCGGTTGCCTGA
- a CDS encoding N-acetylglucosamine kinase, which translates to MILIADSGSTKTAWRFIDEGGNIFAFSSMGFNPFFWKSAAIAKEINKKCPKKIKLQVSNHKSRVFFYGAGCSSKKRINIVKTALRKNFPQAKIFVEHDLLGSARAVCGDEKGIATILGTGSNSCYYDGEKVVRQRGGWGYIISDEGSGAHIGKKLMRDFINENLPAELSEKLHMEYKLTREKVVQSVYNKPYPNRFLASFGKFIHENIHEPYCSELVKKRFTEFFENHICRYDNYKELPMGCVGSVGYYFKNILQEVANVHNVRLGKVIESPIDELVKFHLNEK; encoded by the coding sequence ATGATTTTGATTGCCGACAGCGGCTCCACAAAAACTGCGTGGAGATTTATTGATGAGGGCGGAAATATTTTTGCTTTCTCCTCGATGGGTTTTAATCCTTTCTTCTGGAAAAGCGCTGCCATTGCGAAGGAGATAAATAAAAAATGTCCGAAGAAAATTAAGTTACAGGTTTCAAATCACAAATCACGAGTTTTCTTTTACGGAGCAGGTTGCTCGAGTAAAAAACGAATCAACATTGTGAAAACTGCGCTCAGGAAAAATTTTCCGCAGGCAAAAATTTTTGTCGAGCATGATTTGCTTGGCTCTGCGCGCGCGGTATGCGGAGATGAAAAAGGAATTGCAACCATTCTCGGCACAGGTTCGAACTCCTGCTATTACGATGGAGAAAAAGTGGTGCGCCAGCGTGGAGGATGGGGATACATCATCAGCGATGAAGGAAGCGGTGCGCACATCGGAAAAAAACTCATGCGGGATTTCATCAATGAAAATCTTCCTGCTGAACTTTCGGAAAAACTTCACATGGAATATAAACTTACAAGAGAAAAAGTGGTTCAGTCGGTTTACAACAAACCGTATCCGAATCGTTTTCTTGCTTCGTTCGGAAAATTCATTCATGAAAATATTCACGAGCCCTATTGCAGCGAACTGGTGAAGAAAAGATTCACGGAGTTTTTTGAAAATCATATTTGCCGCTATGATAATTACAAGGAATTGCCTATGGGTTGCGTTGGTTCGGTTGGATATTATTTTAAAAATATTCTGCAGGAAGTGGCTAATGTGCATAATGTGCGGCTTGGAAAAGTAATAGAAAGTCCGATTGATGAACTTGTAAAGTTTCATTTAAACGAAAAGTAA